A single Natrinema pellirubrum DSM 15624 DNA region contains:
- a CDS encoding IS5-like element ISNpe18 family transposase, with product MSSSATTLQGVASVDDFLNVAATETAPLFEYLEFEFLLEYDVFAPASRGRTRVHKPPELFKGFLHCYYKGIYGPRPVTRELHNTLTWLSCGFEKPPSRDTVDRFLTDLELVVDDVFDRLVEQAACRGLLDSTYRIDSTHVTAIQYNDEATWNYDSTAEEHYYGFGCVIVSAGPKIPIAAEFTQRKQIDAETAMRVTKDALAVDTPIWMLGDSAYDVLEWHDFLLSQGVVPIAPYNPRNTDDPLDIEYRVEDRIDEHAEDISLKQSVLAETYDHRTQVERTNEACKDCGLGHVRARGRVHARTQVFLALSLRVIVAVTNYERGHNPGRTKLKTL from the coding sequence ATGTCCAGCAGCGCCACAACCCTGCAAGGCGTAGCTTCGGTTGACGACTTCTTGAATGTCGCGGCTACGGAGACAGCACCGCTATTCGAGTACTTAGAGTTCGAGTTTCTGCTGGAGTACGACGTGTTCGCCCCCGCTTCGAGGGGGCGAACACGAGTCCACAAGCCCCCAGAACTCTTCAAAGGCTTCCTGCACTGCTACTACAAAGGCATCTACGGCCCACGACCAGTCACACGAGAACTCCACAATACACTCACTTGGCTCTCCTGCGGTTTCGAGAAGCCGCCCTCACGAGACACTGTTGATCGGTTTCTCACCGATCTTGAATTGGTGGTGGATGATGTCTTCGACCGCCTCGTCGAGCAGGCCGCCTGCCGGGGCCTGCTCGACTCCACATACCGCATCGATTCGACTCACGTCACTGCAATCCAGTACAACGATGAAGCGACGTGGAACTACGACTCAACGGCTGAGGAACACTACTACGGATTCGGCTGTGTGATTGTGTCGGCCGGGCCAAAGATTCCGATTGCTGCAGAGTTCACACAGCGAAAGCAGATCGATGCTGAGACGGCGATGCGCGTCACGAAGGACGCGCTCGCCGTCGATACACCGATCTGGATGCTCGGAGACAGCGCTTACGACGTGCTGGAGTGGCACGACTTCCTGCTGTCGCAGGGAGTCGTGCCGATTGCGCCGTACAACCCACGCAATACGGACGATCCGCTTGACATCGAATACAGGGTCGAGGACCGCATTGACGAACACGCCGAAGACATCAGTCTCAAACAATCAGTACTCGCCGAGACGTATGATCATCGGACGCAAGTGGAACGAACAAACGAAGCCTGCAAGGACTGCGGCCTCGGGCACGTCCGCGCCCGAGGCCGCGTACATGCACGAACACAGGTGTTCCTTGCACTGAGTCTCCGCGTGATCGTCGCAGTTACCAACTACGAAAGAGGACACAATCCCGGACGAACGAAGCTCAAAACCCTGTGA
- a CDS encoding PAS domain S-box protein codes for MKENPCKRTDSSHEADRSDGYSDNSLDCQFDICDLSDFVGDYAITLLDADGRVTAWNDGARQLIGYDEATIVGSHYRTCFPREARDSGRPERILERARADGRAEDEGWRVRSDGSWFWAHEELAPIREDGAVGRDAPDKADLRGYVWVVHDRTDDHERERRLREEKHVVERVVEAQPDIVYAFDTEREFIEWSDRVPDVTGYTESELLEMEPLEFVAPADRDRIEAAIDRVLEHETSVTVEAALLTADGERIPYEFNSARVTDDEGTVLGFTGIGRDISDRKARERELREEKAFTESVLEAQPDILYAFDTEGNLIDWNDQFQHVTGYESADLVGMHPLRFIAPKDRDHIGAAIDRILEAGERVTAEGRLLTRDGERIPYEFNSARITDDDGTVLGFTGVGRDISDRKARERELERLERLNAIVRTIDETMVAADTRDEIERAIVEAFAAADAYRFAVIGRADPGGMDGYAWTPETGAGIDPPANADLLSSFVDPPAEADGSPALESRSVQRYRALPESDIEAWRTHAAAHEYASVAVVPIVASDRPLGALVIAAREPSAFADREREVLQEFGGTIGHAINAMAVRRLLYLDTVVELELESTDRGDVCIDLSWAAGCDLSIDHVLPLTDEVFVYYLTVSGIDPDTLRSAATEAAAITELRLIDADDDESYWEIVVRGSTITELLGEYGARLESKVVREGTAELTVQTSPDSDLRELVGAITSAYPDTRLVSKRTVDRPVRTRGDFRRTVESALTEKQRLALEAAYHGGYFEWPTRNSDASEIADRLDIARQTFHQHLRVAQAKLLSAYFGDDE; via the coding sequence ATGAAGGAGAACCCCTGCAAGCGAACCGACTCATCGCACGAGGCAGATCGATCCGACGGATATAGTGATAACTCGCTTGACTGCCAGTTCGACATTTGCGATCTCAGCGACTTCGTCGGTGACTACGCCATCACGCTGCTGGACGCCGATGGACGCGTCACCGCGTGGAACGACGGTGCGCGTCAGCTCATAGGATACGACGAAGCGACGATCGTGGGTTCGCACTACCGGACGTGCTTTCCGCGGGAGGCCCGCGACTCCGGTCGGCCGGAGCGGATACTCGAGCGAGCGCGCGCGGACGGGAGAGCCGAAGACGAGGGCTGGCGAGTCCGGAGCGACGGTAGCTGGTTCTGGGCCCATGAGGAACTCGCGCCGATCCGCGAGGACGGCGCGGTCGGACGCGACGCGCCCGACAAAGCCGACCTGCGGGGGTACGTCTGGGTCGTCCACGACCGCACCGACGACCACGAGCGCGAACGGCGGCTTCGCGAGGAGAAGCACGTCGTTGAACGGGTTGTCGAGGCTCAGCCGGACATCGTCTACGCGTTCGACACCGAGAGGGAGTTCATCGAGTGGAGCGATCGCGTGCCGGACGTGACCGGCTACACCGAGTCGGAACTGCTCGAAATGGAACCCCTCGAGTTCGTCGCGCCGGCGGATCGAGACCGAATCGAGGCAGCGATCGATCGGGTCCTCGAACACGAGACGTCCGTCACCGTCGAAGCCGCTCTCCTCACCGCGGACGGCGAGCGGATCCCCTACGAGTTCAACAGCGCCCGTGTCACCGACGACGAGGGTACCGTCTTGGGCTTTACCGGCATCGGTCGCGACATCAGCGATCGCAAGGCCCGCGAGCGCGAACTCCGCGAGGAGAAGGCCTTCACCGAGAGCGTCCTCGAGGCCCAGCCGGACATCCTCTATGCCTTCGACACCGAGGGGAACCTGATCGATTGGAACGACCAGTTCCAGCACGTGACCGGCTACGAGTCGGCCGATCTCGTCGGCATGCATCCGCTCCGATTCATCGCGCCGAAAGACCGGGACCACATCGGGGCGGCGATCGATCGCATCCTCGAGGCCGGCGAGCGCGTGACCGCCGAGGGGCGGCTCCTCACCCGGGACGGCGAGCGGATCCCCTACGAGTTCAACAGCGCCCGCATCACCGACGACGACGGCACCGTCCTGGGCTTTACCGGCGTCGGCCGCGACATCAGCGACCGCAAGGCCCGCGAGCGCGAACTCGAGCGCCTCGAGCGGCTCAACGCGATCGTCCGGACGATCGACGAGACGATGGTCGCCGCCGATACACGCGACGAGATCGAGCGGGCGATCGTCGAGGCGTTCGCGGCCGCCGACGCCTACCGGTTCGCCGTCATCGGTCGGGCGGACCCCGGTGGGATGGACGGCTACGCCTGGACGCCCGAGACGGGTGCGGGGATCGACCCGCCGGCCAACGCAGACCTCCTCTCGTCGTTCGTCGATCCCCCGGCCGAGGCCGACGGCTCGCCGGCACTCGAGAGTCGGAGCGTCCAGCGCTACCGGGCCCTCCCCGAGAGCGATATCGAGGCGTGGCGAACCCACGCGGCGGCCCACGAGTACGCGTCGGTCGCGGTCGTCCCCATCGTCGCGAGCGATCGCCCCCTCGGCGCGCTCGTGATCGCCGCCCGCGAACCGTCGGCGTTCGCCGACCGCGAGCGGGAGGTGTTACAGGAGTTCGGCGGCACCATCGGGCACGCGATCAACGCGATGGCGGTCCGCCGACTCCTCTATCTCGACACCGTCGTCGAACTCGAACTCGAGTCGACCGACCGCGGGGACGTCTGTATCGATCTCTCGTGGGCGGCGGGCTGCGATCTCTCGATCGACCACGTGTTGCCGCTGACCGACGAGGTGTTCGTCTACTATCTCACCGTGTCAGGCATCGATCCCGACACGCTCCGATCGGCGGCGACCGAGGCGGCCGCGATCACGGAACTGCGTCTCATCGACGCCGACGACGACGAGAGCTACTGGGAGATCGTCGTCCGAGGCTCGACGATCACCGAGCTACTCGGGGAGTACGGGGCCCGTCTCGAGTCAAAGGTCGTCCGGGAGGGCACGGCCGAGTTAACCGTCCAGACCAGCCCCGACTCGGATCTCCGGGAACTCGTCGGGGCGATCACCTCGGCCTACCCCGACACCCGGCTCGTCTCGAAGCGGACCGTCGATCGGCCGGTCCGGACCCGCGGGGACTTCCGGCGGACCGTCGAGTCGGCACTGACCGAAAAACAGCGCCTCGCCCTCGAGGCGGCCTATCACGGCGGCTACTTCGAGTGGCCGACGCGAAACAGCGACGCCTCGGAGATCGCCGACCGGCTCGACATCGCCCGCCAGACCTTCCACCAGCACCTCCGGGTCGCACAGGCGAAACTGCTGTCGGCGTACTTCGGCGACGACGAGTGA
- a CDS encoding DUF7344 domain-containing protein: protein MSLPPFLELTTTAADVLADPHRRTLLAVLRDREGQTPTATTAAGPAMPIADLATEVAAVERGTPIVPDAHCERLQIELIHRHVPRLVDRGVLSRDADGDDPAVSLTAHPILDLEWVESLLTDPTGDDVPVAAETLTRTLEALREPRRLTVCTELASRDGSIAVDDLAAGVLVREGEADRPADVAGSQRTAVATELAHKQLPALAAAGLVAHDDESGRAALETDAPHWDVDWLADGPLAEAAALVRSDSTRRARPEREPSVPARTIARDSDENRRTGTDVESCWTLEGEANVAERGNEIAAGADEELFVMAPSAVLLGSTCLENLRDAADRGVDVYVASRSPRVRDTVRSAVPTATVCEPRFDWFSFPVDAPQCGYVLLADREAAMLVTAECEVGDESVRAGAITGEGRENALVSVVRTQLGPRLDRLPTAGDETDGTPLPM from the coding sequence ATGAGTCTCCCCCCGTTCCTCGAGCTGACGACGACCGCGGCGGACGTCCTCGCGGACCCACACCGGCGGACACTCCTCGCCGTGTTGCGCGACCGTGAAGGGCAAACCCCGACGGCCACCACAGCGGCGGGACCCGCCATGCCGATCGCCGACCTCGCGACCGAGGTCGCGGCCGTGGAACGGGGCACCCCGATCGTTCCCGATGCCCACTGCGAGCGCCTCCAGATCGAACTGATTCACCGGCACGTCCCGCGGCTGGTCGACCGCGGTGTTCTGTCGCGTGACGCCGACGGCGACGACCCGGCGGTCTCGCTCACTGCCCACCCGATCCTCGATCTCGAGTGGGTCGAGAGCCTCCTCACGGATCCGACCGGGGACGACGTTCCTGTCGCCGCGGAGACGCTGACCCGGACCCTCGAGGCGCTCCGGGAGCCGCGGCGTCTGACCGTCTGTACCGAACTCGCGAGTCGGGACGGATCGATCGCCGTCGACGACCTCGCCGCCGGCGTCCTCGTCCGGGAGGGCGAGGCGGACCGCCCCGCCGACGTGGCCGGCTCGCAGCGGACGGCCGTGGCGACGGAACTGGCCCACAAACAGCTCCCCGCGCTCGCGGCTGCGGGGCTCGTGGCCCACGACGACGAGTCGGGACGGGCCGCGCTCGAGACCGACGCGCCACACTGGGACGTCGACTGGCTCGCCGACGGCCCGCTCGCCGAAGCCGCCGCGCTCGTTCGGTCCGACTCGACGCGACGAGCGCGACCCGAGCGCGAGCCGTCGGTCCCGGCGCGGACGATCGCTCGGGACTCGGACGAGAACCGGCGGACGGGGACGGACGTCGAGAGCTGCTGGACGCTCGAGGGCGAGGCGAACGTCGCCGAGCGGGGCAACGAGATCGCCGCCGGGGCCGACGAGGAACTGTTCGTTATGGCGCCCAGCGCCGTGTTACTCGGGTCGACCTGCCTCGAGAACCTGCGGGATGCCGCCGACCGTGGGGTCGACGTCTACGTGGCGTCGCGGTCGCCCCGCGTTCGCGACACGGTCCGGTCGGCGGTACCGACCGCGACGGTCTGTGAACCGCGGTTCGACTGGTTCAGTTTCCCGGTGGACGCGCCACAGTGCGGATACGTCCTCCTCGCGGACCGCGAGGCGGCCATGCTTGTGACGGCCGAGTGCGAAGTGGGCGACGAGTCGGTACGAGCGGGCGCGATCACCGGCGAGGGCCGCGAGAATGCGCTCGTGTCGGTCGTCCGCACCCAGCTCGGACCACGGTTGGACCGGCTGCCGACCGCCGGCGACGAAACCGACGGGACGCCCCTGCCGATGTGA
- a CDS encoding calcium/sodium antiporter: MLSGTPLYLLLLAAGIVALYGGAELLVSGAGRLALGIGLRATTVGVTVIAFATTAPELFVSTIGALNVSSDVGLGTVVGSNIANIGLVLGVSALIKPLPIGERVLRRHVPTMVLAALLLVGLGANGRIGRLEGAIFLLVLAGFTAFLLYYVNADPPSVADDPDAGAGVSIRDIGLVVAGLIALVVGSRWLVAGGTGLLSALGVPDLIIGLTVLALGTSLPELAASVVGAVRGETEFAVGNVVGSNIYNVLAVLGVVALITPIEIQPATLRFELPAMVAFTLVLVGMMSYGRRLTRLDGAALVVGYAGFMALLVL; this comes from the coding sequence ATGCTTTCGGGAACGCCGTTGTATCTCCTCCTGTTGGCGGCCGGTATCGTCGCGCTGTATGGCGGTGCCGAGCTACTGGTCTCGGGGGCGGGGCGGCTGGCGCTCGGGATCGGACTGCGGGCGACGACCGTCGGCGTGACCGTCATCGCCTTCGCGACGACCGCGCCCGAACTGTTCGTCTCGACTATCGGCGCGCTGAACGTCTCGAGCGACGTGGGACTGGGAACGGTCGTCGGCTCGAACATCGCGAACATCGGGCTCGTCCTGGGGGTATCGGCGTTGATCAAACCGCTCCCGATCGGCGAGCGGGTCCTCCGCCGGCACGTCCCGACGATGGTACTCGCGGCCCTGCTCCTGGTCGGCCTGGGAGCGAACGGGCGGATCGGCCGCCTCGAGGGCGCGATCTTCCTGCTGGTGTTGGCCGGATTCACGGCCTTTCTGCTGTACTACGTGAACGCGGATCCGCCGTCGGTGGCCGACGATCCGGACGCCGGCGCGGGCGTCTCGATCCGCGATATCGGGCTCGTCGTCGCCGGCCTGATCGCGCTGGTGGTCGGCTCGCGGTGGCTCGTCGCCGGCGGGACGGGGCTGTTGTCGGCCCTCGGCGTCCCGGACCTCATCATCGGGCTGACGGTGCTGGCGCTGGGGACGTCGTTACCCGAACTGGCGGCCTCGGTCGTGGGTGCCGTCCGCGGCGAGACGGAGTTCGCGGTCGGGAACGTCGTCGGCTCGAACATCTACAACGTCCTCGCGGTACTCGGGGTCGTGGCGCTGATCACGCCGATCGAGATCCAGCCGGCGACGCTTCGGTTCGAACTCCCGGCCATGGTCGCCTTTACGCTCGTGCTGGTCGGCATGATGAGCTACGGTCGGCGGCTCACGCGACTCGACGGCGCGGCCCTCGTCGTCGGCTACGCCGGCTTCATGGCCTTGCTGGTCCTTTGA
- a CDS encoding shikimate dehydrogenase, protein MDVYGLLGNPVGHSLSPPMHEAAYDELGLEARYVTFEPDQDDLAAAIEGADALGIAGLNVTIPFKQEALEIVAPEDLATRIGAVNTIDFSGSGPPTGYNTDAVGALRALRDHDVDLEDARAVVVGAGGAGRAVAFGLADAGATVAIANRTEPKARQLAEAVPRASGHGLAALERLLAEADVLVNATSVGMEEDSTPVPADALHGDLAVLDAVYQPLETRLLRDAAEAGATTVDGAWMLLYQGVEAFEIWTGRDAPVEAMNEALRSRL, encoded by the coding sequence ATGGACGTGTACGGGCTCCTCGGCAACCCGGTGGGACACTCCCTGTCCCCGCCGATGCACGAGGCGGCCTACGACGAACTCGGCCTCGAGGCCCGCTACGTGACCTTCGAACCGGATCAGGACGATCTCGCGGCTGCGATCGAGGGGGCCGACGCCCTCGGGATTGCGGGGCTGAACGTGACGATCCCGTTCAAACAGGAGGCGCTCGAGATCGTCGCGCCGGAGGACTTGGCGACCCGGATCGGCGCGGTCAACACGATCGACTTCTCCGGCTCCGGGCCGCCGACGGGCTACAACACCGACGCCGTCGGCGCGTTACGCGCGCTCCGGGACCACGACGTGGACCTCGAGGACGCGCGGGCGGTCGTCGTCGGGGCCGGCGGGGCCGGGCGAGCGGTCGCGTTCGGGTTGGCCGACGCCGGCGCGACGGTCGCGATCGCCAACCGAACCGAGCCGAAGGCCCGTCAGCTGGCCGAGGCGGTTCCCCGGGCGAGCGGCCACGGGCTGGCAGCCCTCGAGCGGCTGCTGGCCGAGGCCGACGTGCTGGTCAACGCCACCAGCGTCGGGATGGAGGAGGACTCGACGCCGGTACCGGCCGACGCGCTCCACGGCGATCTGGCCGTCCTCGACGCGGTGTATCAGCCCCTCGAGACCCGACTCCTGCGTGACGCCGCCGAAGCGGGAGCCACGACGGTCGACGGCGCGTGGATGCTGCTGTATCAGGGCGTCGAGGCGTTCGAGATCTGGACCGGCCGGGACGCGCCGGTCGAAGCGATGAACGAGGCGCTGCGCTCGCGGCTGTAA
- a CDS encoding helix-hairpin-helix domain-containing protein gives MAILQKLKSLLGFDESDSERGGAREVGVTVERERSNDDAGSDADAGAADEGAAEPPQSAATGSTAAASTESLTDEPDRPEEAAEPAEATGPATEDAAPTTEKTAEPESPVEEAEPDADTAAGSESTEPEPETAAETDDAEDEEDTAVEADAADESAAEPALEESDDEATEPDADEPDPENQESVDVIKGIGPAYADRLAGAGVETVGELAVADAADLAEQTDISEKRIQGWIDRAEVR, from the coding sequence ATGGCAATCCTCCAAAAGCTGAAGTCCCTGTTGGGGTTCGACGAGTCGGACTCGGAGCGCGGGGGCGCTCGAGAGGTCGGGGTAACGGTCGAGCGGGAACGATCGAACGACGACGCCGGGAGCGACGCCGACGCGGGCGCGGCGGACGAAGGGGCCGCCGAGCCGCCCCAGTCGGCCGCGACCGGCTCGACGGCGGCGGCGTCGACGGAGTCGCTGACGGACGAGCCCGATCGCCCGGAGGAGGCCGCCGAACCGGCGGAGGCGACCGGGCCGGCAACCGAGGACGCGGCACCGACGACCGAGAAAACGGCCGAACCCGAGTCGCCCGTCGAGGAGGCCGAACCCGACGCCGACACGGCGGCCGGGTCCGAGTCGACGGAACCCGAGCCCGAAACCGCAGCCGAGACCGACGACGCCGAAGACGAGGAGGACACGGCGGTCGAAGCCGACGCCGCGGACGAAAGCGCCGCCGAACCCGCGCTCGAGGAGTCGGACGACGAGGCGACTGAACCGGACGCCGACGAACCCGACCCGGAGAACCAGGAATCGGTCGACGTGATCAAGGGGATCGGCCCGGCCTACGCCGACCGGCTGGCCGGCGCGGGCGTCGAGACCGTCGGCGAACTCGCCGTCGCCGACGCCGCCGACCTGGCCGAGCAAACCGATATCTCCGAAAAGCGCATTCAGGGCTGGATCGACCGCGCCGAAGTTAGATAG
- the pabB gene encoding aminodeoxychorismate synthase, component I produces MSDPRVVTTLDSFRAAACDPEPGASTPRDAPATRTGRRVPVEVRLTVDDPFAAYRRARDGEGDAFLETTGGQPGWGYFGVDPVDRLTVGPDAVPRAEGDSPTLAALEGLLATERLARGDCDVPYPCGAVGWLSYDVARELEALPESAVDDRGLPRLEAAVYDRLAAWEAPVDGETTLRITACPRVGTDDADEAPADDAIESAYERGRERALDLAERIREGDPAVGDPPVSSPEATFESDCGREAFADRVRRVKASVREGDTFQANISQRLVAPAAVHPVAAYDALRRVNPAPYSCLLEFRAAELVSASPELLLARDSEFVRTEPIAGTRPRGETPAEDDALEADLLADEKERAEHAMLVDLERNDLGKVCAYGSVDVSEYRRIDRYSEVMHLVSNVTGRLRPDATLSDAIGAVFPGGTITGAPKPRTMAIIDELEATRRGPYTGSVGIFGFDGRATLNIVIRTLVRQADEYHLRVGAGIVHDSDPQREYDETLDKARALITAVDEALGERAALGLEAESDEANPETAGGGERGD; encoded by the coding sequence ATGAGCGATCCGCGCGTCGTCACGACGCTCGACTCGTTTCGCGCCGCCGCTTGCGATCCCGAGCCCGGCGCGTCGACCCCCCGTGACGCCCCGGCGACGCGCACCGGACGCCGCGTTCCCGTCGAGGTGCGACTCACCGTCGACGATCCCTTCGCTGCCTACCGCCGCGCCCGCGACGGCGAGGGCGATGCCTTCCTCGAGACGACCGGCGGCCAGCCCGGCTGGGGCTACTTCGGCGTCGATCCGGTCGACCGGCTCACCGTCGGCCCCGACGCGGTGCCACGAGCCGAGGGAGATTCGCCGACGCTGGCCGCCCTCGAGGGCCTGCTCGCCACCGAGCGGCTGGCGCGGGGCGACTGCGACGTCCCCTACCCCTGCGGGGCCGTCGGCTGGCTCTCCTACGACGTCGCCCGCGAACTCGAGGCGCTCCCCGAGTCGGCCGTCGACGACCGGGGGCTACCGCGGCTCGAGGCTGCGGTCTACGACCGGCTGGCGGCGTGGGAGGCACCGGTCGACGGCGAGACGACGCTGCGGATCACGGCCTGCCCGCGAGTCGGGACCGACGACGCGGACGAAGCGCCGGCCGACGACGCCATCGAGTCCGCCTACGAACGCGGCCGCGAGCGGGCGCTCGACCTCGCCGAGCGGATTCGCGAGGGCGATCCGGCAGTCGGCGACCCGCCGGTCTCGAGCCCCGAAGCGACCTTCGAAAGTGACTGCGGTCGCGAGGCCTTCGCCGACCGCGTGCGCCGGGTCAAGGCGTCCGTCCGCGAGGGCGACACGTTTCAGGCGAATATCTCCCAGCGGCTGGTCGCGCCCGCGGCGGTCCACCCCGTCGCCGCCTACGACGCCCTGCGGCGGGTCAACCCCGCGCCCTATTCCTGTCTGCTCGAGTTCCGAGCGGCCGAACTGGTCAGTGCGAGTCCCGAGTTACTGTTAGCGCGCGATAGCGAGTTCGTCCGGACGGAGCCGATCGCGGGCACCCGACCCCGCGGCGAGACGCCGGCCGAGGACGACGCGCTCGAGGCCGACCTGCTGGCCGACGAGAAAGAGCGGGCCGAACACGCGATGCTGGTCGATTTAGAGCGCAACGACCTCGGAAAGGTCTGTGCGTACGGCTCGGTCGACGTATCGGAGTATCGCCGGATCGACCGCTACTCGGAGGTGATGCACCTCGTCTCGAACGTCACGGGCAGACTCCGGCCCGACGCCACGCTCTCGGACGCCATCGGGGCGGTCTTCCCCGGCGGGACGATCACCGGCGCACCGAAACCCCGGACCATGGCCATCATCGACGAACTCGAGGCGACCCGGCGGGGTCCCTACACCGGCAGCGTCGGGATCTTCGGGTTCGACGGCCGTGCGACGCTGAACATCGTCATCCGGACGCTGGTCCGGCAGGCCGACGAGTACCACCTCCGGGTGGGCGCGGGGATCGTCCACGACTCCGACCCCCAGCGCGAGTACGACGAGACGCTGGACAAAGCACGGGCGCTGATCACGGCCGTCGACGAAGCGCTGGGCGAGCGGGCCGCACTGGGGCTCGAGGCCGAAAGCGACGAGGCGAACCCGGAGACGGCCGGCGGGGGTGAGCGGGGTGACTGA
- a CDS encoding anthranilate synthase component II translates to MTDSRTRVLVVDNYDSFAYNLVQYVAEAIASTGPAASPQDVGEIADEVVVRRNDEIDLAGVRALEPTGIVVSPGPGTPQEAGISMSLFSETEYPILGVCLGHQALCAANGAPVGHAPEVVHGKPSTITHDGTGLFDGLPSEFRVGRYHSLSVERAGLPDTLEETARTTDERGVLMAVRHREKPQFGVQFHPESILTRADPGTAGEDGSGEEISLEVGKQLIANFCRLAARADA, encoded by the coding sequence GTGACTGACTCGCGGACCCGCGTCCTCGTGGTGGACAACTACGATTCGTTCGCGTACAATCTGGTCCAATACGTTGCCGAAGCGATCGCTTCGACAGGCCCTGCGGCGTCGCCGCAGGACGTCGGCGAGATCGCGGACGAGGTGGTCGTCCGCCGGAACGACGAGATCGATCTCGCGGGCGTTCGGGCCCTCGAGCCGACGGGGATCGTCGTCTCGCCGGGGCCGGGGACCCCGCAGGAGGCGGGGATCTCGATGTCGCTGTTTTCCGAGACCGAGTACCCGATTCTGGGGGTCTGTCTGGGCCATCAAGCGCTGTGTGCGGCCAACGGCGCACCGGTGGGCCACGCGCCCGAGGTCGTCCACGGGAAGCCGTCGACGATCACCCACGACGGGACGGGACTCTTCGACGGGCTGCCGTCGGAGTTTCGGGTCGGCCGCTATCACTCGCTGTCGGTCGAGCGCGCTGGCCTGCCGGACACGCTCGAGGAGACCGCCCGGACGACCGACGAGCGCGGCGTTTTGATGGCGGTCCGCCACCGCGAGAAGCCCCAGTTCGGGGTGCAGTTCCACCCGGAGAGCATCCTCACGCGGGCGGATCCGGGCACGGCCGGCGAGGACGGGAGCGGCGAGGAGATCTCGCTCGAGGTGGGCAAACAGCTGATCGCGAACTTCTGTCGGCTCGCCGCCCGCGCCGACGCGTGA
- a CDS encoding HalOD1 output domain-containing protein translates to MHPALATALTRIADREDRAVTGLPPLSEAVDTEALAAVLESNPTVTVRFEYAGYRVVVGPDPDAVTVIERDR, encoded by the coding sequence ATGCACCCAGCGCTCGCCACGGCACTCACGCGTATCGCGGACCGTGAGGACCGTGCGGTGACGGGCCTGCCGCCCCTCTCCGAGGCGGTCGACACCGAGGCGCTTGCCGCCGTCCTCGAGTCGAACCCGACCGTCACCGTCCGCTTCGAGTACGCGGGCTATCGCGTCGTGGTAGGTCCCGACCCCGACGCGGTCACGGTGATCGAACGGGATCGCTGA
- a CDS encoding aminotransferase class IV yields MTDDPIYHVDGDLAPASEATVSVDDRGFRYGDAAFETLRAYGGTVFAWDAHRERLERTCEALSLEHGLAAADLRERIDETLAANDLADAYVRLSITRGVQPGKLTPAPEVDPTVVVYAKPLPRGGVEGEPVWDGPATVETVDTRRVPNESIPTAAKTHNYLNGILARTELEPGSDEALMCDLEGRIAEGATSNLCFVRNGTLHTPTTDGPVLPGITRGIVLELAREAGIPVREGRYEPAAVRAADEALLTNRTWELRPIETVDGHAIGGGPITDRLARLYDERVERICYE; encoded by the coding sequence ATGACTGACGACCCGATCTACCACGTCGACGGCGACCTCGCCCCCGCCAGCGAGGCGACCGTCAGCGTCGACGACCGGGGCTTTCGCTACGGCGACGCCGCCTTCGAGACCCTGCGGGCCTACGGCGGGACCGTCTTCGCGTGGGACGCCCACCGCGAACGCCTCGAGCGGACCTGCGAAGCGCTCTCGCTCGAGCATGGGCTCGCCGCCGCCGACCTCCGAGAACGGATCGACGAGACGCTGGCGGCCAACGACCTCGCGGACGCCTACGTCCGGCTGTCGATCACCCGCGGCGTCCAACCGGGGAAGCTCACGCCCGCTCCCGAGGTCGACCCGACCGTCGTCGTCTACGCCAAACCGCTCCCGCGGGGCGGAGTAGAGGGCGAGCCCGTCTGGGACGGGCCGGCGACCGTCGAAACCGTCGACACCCGCCGGGTCCCCAACGAGTCGATCCCCACCGCCGCCAAGACCCACAACTACCTGAACGGGATCCTCGCGCGCACGGAACTCGAGCCCGGAAGCGACGAGGCGCTCATGTGCGATCTCGAGGGCCGGATCGCCGAGGGCGCGACGAGCAACCTGTGTTTCGTCCGGAACGGCACGCTCCACACGCCGACGACCGACGGCCCGGTGTTGCCGGGGATCACCCGCGGGATCGTCCTCGAACTCGCCCGCGAGGCCGGGATTCCGGTCCGCGAGGGGCGATACGAGCCGGCGGCTGTCCGCGCGGCCGACGAGGCGTTGCTGACCAACCGAACGTGGGAACTCCGGCCGATCGAGACGGTGGACGGCCATGCGATCGGCGGCGGGCCGATCACGGACCGGCTCGCGCGGCTGTACGACGAGCGGGTCGAGCGGATCTGTTACGAATAG